Proteins encoded together in one Rhipicephalus sanguineus isolate Rsan-2018 chromosome 9, BIME_Rsan_1.4, whole genome shotgun sequence window:
- the LOC119405069 gene encoding uncharacterized protein LOC119405069 isoform X3 gives MITMAKHISHCAKYARTEARSDGKWRALPDPAAIGGILCKCETAAEAAPRDHQLSPLETGELLACCGRRGRAVGLVALWALFLTTALTEDCLQLRRRRTLRTTSVILLLGVGSFVCYKLYCQLRQRFRRRKKRETAALRKAHVRSWISGVEHGRVQECYLESDNESEISEASLPATSQASFGDIPQPVTEHAQAEKKCDASSSCGGGFLSDDDIWDMGVTSSNPYEPVRFDSQSGDVRFQGCAQPKASTPLNIARNNQKGGSVRHRNKKAKSAGSPVTRQTDHSPRANPSVKADSGSGDVPASVKNNNNNVDDRAPLSDDSISQEPEGLLDSLSYEGGGEAATPWANDTVSLLANFSIGSLSERNRRTEELISSRANSQGEETDDFSMGGMVSDSALLRLRNSHSHQLSVDSEASDLSIFERAQAPLEVPCEAFETIDKIETILHDTKQELLDLDADLVSLRVFQKLPANYDVVLGDAGKKSGDESSNRRASIRNAEIHTDSGSDFGNSLESDSERLVRESSGPSLEWDSLPLSKQPAELQHESDSTDFGTFSEWSESEDGGAPRPSVLGVVRRHSSGNIHSKGTLREEIQRILYAESESWKRNLVRSHTLPVDQSLPESERNCDAPSSETRESLSLHKITTVPEESTLSPSSVSDFASLAASSDRDASMDTNGNDLMDVERDDEGSNFESAESPVCVEDKVTLADYIFGLRRKRKHQPGDGMEKTLAAVLSGLEVRSLRRIKNDGYAAIRAAGFQVLASGGSILSGHRGANGVYQRFHDASVGTKTWLEGWTFHRSLQYTQALQGFWECLSALQDLEDQLRLTASPAALLASKLNEDSTLDAKLVEAVKIVMLKSALELFAAQKDSDAPCPLFATVLFAQVTSTSPEEHLVSHVSRLGKSRAVPEADLYLLGYALGTTLTVVRPSQGGNEDYVSRYPEWQVGSWPEAVLVEHEGRYWACAT, from the exons ATGATAACAATGGCGAAGCATATTTCACACTGCGCGAAATACGCGAGAACTGAAGCGCGAAGCGACGGAAAATGGCGCGCGTTGCCTGACCCTGCTGCAATCGGAGGGATCCTCTGTAAATGCGAGACGGCGGCGGAGGCCGCACCACGTGACCACCAGCTGTCTCCGTTGGAAACAGGGGAGCTTCTTGCTTGCTGCGGCAGGCGAGGCAGAGCAGTCGGGTTGGTCGCATTGTGGGCTTTGTTTTTGACAACAGCGCTGACCGAGGATTGCCTGCAGCTTCGCCGCCGCCGCACAT TGCGCACCACTAGTGTCATCCTTCTGCTGGGCGTTGGCTCCTTCGTCTGCTACAAGCTCTACTGCCAGCTGAGGCAGCGCTTCCGCAGGCGCAAGAAGAGGGAGACAGCGGCGCTGCGGAAGGCCCACGTGCGGAGCTGGATATCCGGAGTTGAACATGGACGAGTACAG GAGTGCTACCTAGAAAGCGACAATGAGTCCGAGATCAGCGAGGCATCGCTACCTGCAACCAGCCAGGCATCTTTCGGCGACATT CCCCAGCCCGTGACTGAGCATGCCCAAGCTGAAAAGAAATGT GATGCCAGCTCAAGCTGCGGCGGTGGCTTCCTAAGCGACGACGACATTTGGGACATGGGAGTGACGTCGAGCAACCCTTATGAGCCGGTGCGCTTCGACAGCCAATCGGGCGACGTTCGCTTTCAGGGATGTGCGCAGCCCAAGGCTTCGACGCCACTCAACATCGCCAGAAATAACCAGAAAGGCGGCAGCGTGCGTCATCGCAACAA GAAAGCAAAGTCAGCAGGAAGTCCCGTCACACGGCAGACCGATCACAGCCCGAGGGCGAACCCGAGTGTCAAGGCAGACAGCGGGTCCGGAGACGTCCCGGCGTCcgtcaagaacaacaacaacaacgtagACGACCGAGCGCCGCTGTCCGACGATTCCATCTCCCAAGAGCCCGAGGGTCTACTAGACTCGCTTTCCTACGAAGGTGGTGGCGAGGCGGCAACGCCATGGGCAAACGACACCGTGTCCCTTCTCGCCAACTTCAGCATCGGCTCACTGAGCGAACGCAACCGGCGCACGGAAGAGCTCATCTCATCCCGCGCCAACAGCCAGGGAGAGGAGACCGACGACTTCTCCATGGGCGGCATGGTCTCCGACTCCGCACTGCTGCGGCTCCGCAATTCACATTCTCATCAGCTTTCCGTGGACAGTGAAGCATCTGACTTGAGTATCTTTGAGAGGGCACAGGCACCTTTGGAGGTTCCCTGCGAGGCATTTGAGACCATCGACAAGATAGAGACCATCCTCCACGACACCAAGCAAGAGCTGCTTGACCTCGACGCAGATTTGGTCAGCCTCCGTGTGTTCCAGAAGCTCCCAGCAAACTACGATGTCGTGCTGGGCGATGCCGGCAAGAAAAGCGGCGACGAATCTTCCAACCGCCGTGCCAGCATACGCAATGCAGAGATCCATACGGACAGCGGCAGCGACTTCGGGAACTCTCTCGAGTCGGACAGTGAGAGGCTGGTCAGAGAATCGTCTGGGCCCAGCTTGGAGTGGGACTCGCTTCCGCTGTCGAAGCAGCCAGCGGAGCTGCAGCACGAGTCGGACTCCACGGACTTCGGCACGTTCAGCGAGTGGTCCGAGAGCGAAGATGGCGGCGCGCCCCGTCCGAGCGTGCTCGGCGTCGTGCGTCGCCACAGCAGTGGCAACATTCACAGTAAGGGCACACTCCGCGAGGAGATTCAGCGCATTCTCTACGCGGAGTCGGAATCGTGGAAGCGTAACCTAGTGCGAAGCCACACACTGCCAGTGGACCAAAGCTTGCCCGAGTCGGAACGGAACTGCGATGCTCCATCGTCGGAGACACGGGAGTCCCTTTCGCTACACAAGATCACCACCGTACCCGAGGAGAGCACTCTCAGTCCAAGCAGTGTGTCGGACTTTGCTTCGCTCGCTGCGAGCAGTGATAGAGACGCTTCCATGGATACCAATGGCAATGACCTGATGGACGTGGAAAGGGACGACGAGGGCTCCAACTTTGAATCTGCTGAATCACCAGTTTGTGTTGAAGACAAAGTGACACTGGCTGACTACATCTTTGGGCTACGCCGAAAGAGGAAGCACCAGCCTGGTGATGGAATGGAAAAA ACCCTTGCAGCTGTACTATCGGGACTTGAAGTGAGATCGCTACGGAGGATCAAGAATGACGGCTATGCCGCCATTCGTGCCGCTGGCTTCCAAGTTTTGGCGTCTGGAGGATCCATCCTCAGTGGACACAGAGGTGCCAATGGCGTCTACCAG CGATTCCACGACGCATCTGTGGGGACCAAGACCTGGCTCGAGGGCTGGACCTTCCATCGCAGTCTCCAGTACACCCAGGCTCTGCAGGGATTCTGGGAGTGCCTCTCCGCATTACAGGACTTG GAGGATCAGCTGCGGTTAACGGCGAGTCCAGCGGCGTTGCTCGCCAGCAAGCTCAACGAAGACTCCACGCTCGACGCGAAGCTCGTGGAGGCAGTAAAAATCGTCATGCTCAAGTCTGCTCTGGAGCTGTTCGCAGCACAAAAGGATAGCGACGCCCCGTGCCCCCTGTTCGCCACAGTCCTCTTTGCACAAGTCACGTCAACGTCACCAGAAGAGCACTTGGTCAGCCATGTCAGCCGGCTTGGCAAAAGTCGGGCAGTACCAGAG GCGGACCTCTACCTGTTGGGCTACGCCCTGGGGACTACCCTGACTGTTGTGCGGCCGAGTCAAGGAGGCAACGAAGACTACGTGAGCCGCTA
- the LOC119405069 gene encoding uncharacterized protein LOC119405069 isoform X1, translating to MPLWFEFLSFAAHNFWFESLDFAHHVWFESRDLTHRLWFDLLNLAQRLWFESASRAHSLWFEFLRFAQHLWIEAPRFARRLWFLSLDIARRLWLESQDCSRRLWLEFLNLARHLRLELLRLARLIDVRTTSVILLLGVGSFVCYKLYCQLRQRFRRRKKRETAALRKAHVRSWISGVEHGRVQECYLESDNESEISEASLPATSQASFGDIPQPVTEHAQAEKKCDASSSCGGGFLSDDDIWDMGVTSSNPYEPVRFDSQSGDVRFQGCAQPKASTPLNIARNNQKGGSVRHRNKKAKSAGSPVTRQTDHSPRANPSVKADSGSGDVPASVKNNNNNVDDRAPLSDDSISQEPEGLLDSLSYEGGGEAATPWANDTVSLLANFSIGSLSERNRRTEELISSRANSQGEETDDFSMGGMVSDSALLRLRNSHSHQLSVDSEASDLSIFERAQAPLEVPCEAFETIDKIETILHDTKQELLDLDADLVSLRVFQKLPANYDVVLGDAGKKSGDESSNRRASIRNAEIHTDSGSDFGNSLESDSERLVRESSGPSLEWDSLPLSKQPAELQHESDSTDFGTFSEWSESEDGGAPRPSVLGVVRRHSSGNIHSKGTLREEIQRILYAESESWKRNLVRSHTLPVDQSLPESERNCDAPSSETRESLSLHKITTVPEESTLSPSSVSDFASLAASSDRDASMDTNGNDLMDVERDDEGSNFESAESPVCVEDKVTLADYIFGLRRKRKHQPGDGMEKTLAAVLSGLEVRSLRRIKNDGYAAIRAAGFQVLASGGSILSGHRGANGVYQRFHDASVGTKTWLEGWTFHRSLQYTQALQGFWECLSALQDLEDQLRLTASPAALLASKLNEDSTLDAKLVEAVKIVMLKSALELFAAQKDSDAPCPLFATVLFAQVTSTSPEEHLVSHVSRLGKSRAVPEADLYLLGYALGTTLTVVRPSQGGNEDYVSRYPEWQVGSWPEAVLVEHEGRYWACAT from the exons ATGCCGCTGTGGTTCGAGTTCCTGAGCTTCGCGGCGCACAACTTCTGGTTCGAGTCGCTGGACTTCGCACACCACGTCTGGTTCGAGTCCCGGGACCTCACGCATCGCCTGTGGTTCGACCTCCTGAATTTGGCTCAACGCCTCTGGTTCGAGTCCGCGAGCCGAGCGCACAGCCTCTGGTTCGAGTTCCTGCGATTTGCTCAGCATCTGTGGATCGAGGCGCCGCGTTTCGCTCGCCGTCTGTGGTTTCTGTCGTTGGACATTGCGCGTCGTCTGTGGCTTGAGTCCCAGGACTGCTCGCGTCGCCTGTGGCTAGAGTTCCTGAACTTAGCGCGTCATCTGCGGCTCGAGCTACTGCGCTTAGCGCGATTAATCGACG TGCGCACCACTAGTGTCATCCTTCTGCTGGGCGTTGGCTCCTTCGTCTGCTACAAGCTCTACTGCCAGCTGAGGCAGCGCTTCCGCAGGCGCAAGAAGAGGGAGACAGCGGCGCTGCGGAAGGCCCACGTGCGGAGCTGGATATCCGGAGTTGAACATGGACGAGTACAG GAGTGCTACCTAGAAAGCGACAATGAGTCCGAGATCAGCGAGGCATCGCTACCTGCAACCAGCCAGGCATCTTTCGGCGACATT CCCCAGCCCGTGACTGAGCATGCCCAAGCTGAAAAGAAATGT GATGCCAGCTCAAGCTGCGGCGGTGGCTTCCTAAGCGACGACGACATTTGGGACATGGGAGTGACGTCGAGCAACCCTTATGAGCCGGTGCGCTTCGACAGCCAATCGGGCGACGTTCGCTTTCAGGGATGTGCGCAGCCCAAGGCTTCGACGCCACTCAACATCGCCAGAAATAACCAGAAAGGCGGCAGCGTGCGTCATCGCAACAA GAAAGCAAAGTCAGCAGGAAGTCCCGTCACACGGCAGACCGATCACAGCCCGAGGGCGAACCCGAGTGTCAAGGCAGACAGCGGGTCCGGAGACGTCCCGGCGTCcgtcaagaacaacaacaacaacgtagACGACCGAGCGCCGCTGTCCGACGATTCCATCTCCCAAGAGCCCGAGGGTCTACTAGACTCGCTTTCCTACGAAGGTGGTGGCGAGGCGGCAACGCCATGGGCAAACGACACCGTGTCCCTTCTCGCCAACTTCAGCATCGGCTCACTGAGCGAACGCAACCGGCGCACGGAAGAGCTCATCTCATCCCGCGCCAACAGCCAGGGAGAGGAGACCGACGACTTCTCCATGGGCGGCATGGTCTCCGACTCCGCACTGCTGCGGCTCCGCAATTCACATTCTCATCAGCTTTCCGTGGACAGTGAAGCATCTGACTTGAGTATCTTTGAGAGGGCACAGGCACCTTTGGAGGTTCCCTGCGAGGCATTTGAGACCATCGACAAGATAGAGACCATCCTCCACGACACCAAGCAAGAGCTGCTTGACCTCGACGCAGATTTGGTCAGCCTCCGTGTGTTCCAGAAGCTCCCAGCAAACTACGATGTCGTGCTGGGCGATGCCGGCAAGAAAAGCGGCGACGAATCTTCCAACCGCCGTGCCAGCATACGCAATGCAGAGATCCATACGGACAGCGGCAGCGACTTCGGGAACTCTCTCGAGTCGGACAGTGAGAGGCTGGTCAGAGAATCGTCTGGGCCCAGCTTGGAGTGGGACTCGCTTCCGCTGTCGAAGCAGCCAGCGGAGCTGCAGCACGAGTCGGACTCCACGGACTTCGGCACGTTCAGCGAGTGGTCCGAGAGCGAAGATGGCGGCGCGCCCCGTCCGAGCGTGCTCGGCGTCGTGCGTCGCCACAGCAGTGGCAACATTCACAGTAAGGGCACACTCCGCGAGGAGATTCAGCGCATTCTCTACGCGGAGTCGGAATCGTGGAAGCGTAACCTAGTGCGAAGCCACACACTGCCAGTGGACCAAAGCTTGCCCGAGTCGGAACGGAACTGCGATGCTCCATCGTCGGAGACACGGGAGTCCCTTTCGCTACACAAGATCACCACCGTACCCGAGGAGAGCACTCTCAGTCCAAGCAGTGTGTCGGACTTTGCTTCGCTCGCTGCGAGCAGTGATAGAGACGCTTCCATGGATACCAATGGCAATGACCTGATGGACGTGGAAAGGGACGACGAGGGCTCCAACTTTGAATCTGCTGAATCACCAGTTTGTGTTGAAGACAAAGTGACACTGGCTGACTACATCTTTGGGCTACGCCGAAAGAGGAAGCACCAGCCTGGTGATGGAATGGAAAAA ACCCTTGCAGCTGTACTATCGGGACTTGAAGTGAGATCGCTACGGAGGATCAAGAATGACGGCTATGCCGCCATTCGTGCCGCTGGCTTCCAAGTTTTGGCGTCTGGAGGATCCATCCTCAGTGGACACAGAGGTGCCAATGGCGTCTACCAG CGATTCCACGACGCATCTGTGGGGACCAAGACCTGGCTCGAGGGCTGGACCTTCCATCGCAGTCTCCAGTACACCCAGGCTCTGCAGGGATTCTGGGAGTGCCTCTCCGCATTACAGGACTTG GAGGATCAGCTGCGGTTAACGGCGAGTCCAGCGGCGTTGCTCGCCAGCAAGCTCAACGAAGACTCCACGCTCGACGCGAAGCTCGTGGAGGCAGTAAAAATCGTCATGCTCAAGTCTGCTCTGGAGCTGTTCGCAGCACAAAAGGATAGCGACGCCCCGTGCCCCCTGTTCGCCACAGTCCTCTTTGCACAAGTCACGTCAACGTCACCAGAAGAGCACTTGGTCAGCCATGTCAGCCGGCTTGGCAAAAGTCGGGCAGTACCAGAG GCGGACCTCTACCTGTTGGGCTACGCCCTGGGGACTACCCTGACTGTTGTGCGGCCGAGTCAAGGAGGCAACGAAGACTACGTGAGCCGCTA
- the LOC119405069 gene encoding uncharacterized protein LOC119405069 isoform X2, whose protein sequence is MPLWFEFLSFAAHNFWFESLDFAHHVWFESRDLTHRLWFDLLNLAQRLWFESASRAHSLWFEFLRFAQHLWIEAPRFARRLWFLSLDIARRLWLESQDCSRRLWLEFLNLARHLRLELLRLARLIDVRTTSVILLLGVGSFVCYKLYCQLRQRFRRRKKRETAALRKAHVRSWISGVEHGRVQECYLESDNESEISEASLPATSQASFGDIDASSSCGGGFLSDDDIWDMGVTSSNPYEPVRFDSQSGDVRFQGCAQPKASTPLNIARNNQKGGSVRHRNKKAKSAGSPVTRQTDHSPRANPSVKADSGSGDVPASVKNNNNNVDDRAPLSDDSISQEPEGLLDSLSYEGGGEAATPWANDTVSLLANFSIGSLSERNRRTEELISSRANSQGEETDDFSMGGMVSDSALLRLRNSHSHQLSVDSEASDLSIFERAQAPLEVPCEAFETIDKIETILHDTKQELLDLDADLVSLRVFQKLPANYDVVLGDAGKKSGDESSNRRASIRNAEIHTDSGSDFGNSLESDSERLVRESSGPSLEWDSLPLSKQPAELQHESDSTDFGTFSEWSESEDGGAPRPSVLGVVRRHSSGNIHSKGTLREEIQRILYAESESWKRNLVRSHTLPVDQSLPESERNCDAPSSETRESLSLHKITTVPEESTLSPSSVSDFASLAASSDRDASMDTNGNDLMDVERDDEGSNFESAESPVCVEDKVTLADYIFGLRRKRKHQPGDGMEKTLAAVLSGLEVRSLRRIKNDGYAAIRAAGFQVLASGGSILSGHRGANGVYQRFHDASVGTKTWLEGWTFHRSLQYTQALQGFWECLSALQDLEDQLRLTASPAALLASKLNEDSTLDAKLVEAVKIVMLKSALELFAAQKDSDAPCPLFATVLFAQVTSTSPEEHLVSHVSRLGKSRAVPEADLYLLGYALGTTLTVVRPSQGGNEDYVSRYPEWQVGSWPEAVLVEHEGRYWACAT, encoded by the exons ATGCCGCTGTGGTTCGAGTTCCTGAGCTTCGCGGCGCACAACTTCTGGTTCGAGTCGCTGGACTTCGCACACCACGTCTGGTTCGAGTCCCGGGACCTCACGCATCGCCTGTGGTTCGACCTCCTGAATTTGGCTCAACGCCTCTGGTTCGAGTCCGCGAGCCGAGCGCACAGCCTCTGGTTCGAGTTCCTGCGATTTGCTCAGCATCTGTGGATCGAGGCGCCGCGTTTCGCTCGCCGTCTGTGGTTTCTGTCGTTGGACATTGCGCGTCGTCTGTGGCTTGAGTCCCAGGACTGCTCGCGTCGCCTGTGGCTAGAGTTCCTGAACTTAGCGCGTCATCTGCGGCTCGAGCTACTGCGCTTAGCGCGATTAATCGACG TGCGCACCACTAGTGTCATCCTTCTGCTGGGCGTTGGCTCCTTCGTCTGCTACAAGCTCTACTGCCAGCTGAGGCAGCGCTTCCGCAGGCGCAAGAAGAGGGAGACAGCGGCGCTGCGGAAGGCCCACGTGCGGAGCTGGATATCCGGAGTTGAACATGGACGAGTACAG GAGTGCTACCTAGAAAGCGACAATGAGTCCGAGATCAGCGAGGCATCGCTACCTGCAACCAGCCAGGCATCTTTCGGCGACATT GATGCCAGCTCAAGCTGCGGCGGTGGCTTCCTAAGCGACGACGACATTTGGGACATGGGAGTGACGTCGAGCAACCCTTATGAGCCGGTGCGCTTCGACAGCCAATCGGGCGACGTTCGCTTTCAGGGATGTGCGCAGCCCAAGGCTTCGACGCCACTCAACATCGCCAGAAATAACCAGAAAGGCGGCAGCGTGCGTCATCGCAACAA GAAAGCAAAGTCAGCAGGAAGTCCCGTCACACGGCAGACCGATCACAGCCCGAGGGCGAACCCGAGTGTCAAGGCAGACAGCGGGTCCGGAGACGTCCCGGCGTCcgtcaagaacaacaacaacaacgtagACGACCGAGCGCCGCTGTCCGACGATTCCATCTCCCAAGAGCCCGAGGGTCTACTAGACTCGCTTTCCTACGAAGGTGGTGGCGAGGCGGCAACGCCATGGGCAAACGACACCGTGTCCCTTCTCGCCAACTTCAGCATCGGCTCACTGAGCGAACGCAACCGGCGCACGGAAGAGCTCATCTCATCCCGCGCCAACAGCCAGGGAGAGGAGACCGACGACTTCTCCATGGGCGGCATGGTCTCCGACTCCGCACTGCTGCGGCTCCGCAATTCACATTCTCATCAGCTTTCCGTGGACAGTGAAGCATCTGACTTGAGTATCTTTGAGAGGGCACAGGCACCTTTGGAGGTTCCCTGCGAGGCATTTGAGACCATCGACAAGATAGAGACCATCCTCCACGACACCAAGCAAGAGCTGCTTGACCTCGACGCAGATTTGGTCAGCCTCCGTGTGTTCCAGAAGCTCCCAGCAAACTACGATGTCGTGCTGGGCGATGCCGGCAAGAAAAGCGGCGACGAATCTTCCAACCGCCGTGCCAGCATACGCAATGCAGAGATCCATACGGACAGCGGCAGCGACTTCGGGAACTCTCTCGAGTCGGACAGTGAGAGGCTGGTCAGAGAATCGTCTGGGCCCAGCTTGGAGTGGGACTCGCTTCCGCTGTCGAAGCAGCCAGCGGAGCTGCAGCACGAGTCGGACTCCACGGACTTCGGCACGTTCAGCGAGTGGTCCGAGAGCGAAGATGGCGGCGCGCCCCGTCCGAGCGTGCTCGGCGTCGTGCGTCGCCACAGCAGTGGCAACATTCACAGTAAGGGCACACTCCGCGAGGAGATTCAGCGCATTCTCTACGCGGAGTCGGAATCGTGGAAGCGTAACCTAGTGCGAAGCCACACACTGCCAGTGGACCAAAGCTTGCCCGAGTCGGAACGGAACTGCGATGCTCCATCGTCGGAGACACGGGAGTCCCTTTCGCTACACAAGATCACCACCGTACCCGAGGAGAGCACTCTCAGTCCAAGCAGTGTGTCGGACTTTGCTTCGCTCGCTGCGAGCAGTGATAGAGACGCTTCCATGGATACCAATGGCAATGACCTGATGGACGTGGAAAGGGACGACGAGGGCTCCAACTTTGAATCTGCTGAATCACCAGTTTGTGTTGAAGACAAAGTGACACTGGCTGACTACATCTTTGGGCTACGCCGAAAGAGGAAGCACCAGCCTGGTGATGGAATGGAAAAA ACCCTTGCAGCTGTACTATCGGGACTTGAAGTGAGATCGCTACGGAGGATCAAGAATGACGGCTATGCCGCCATTCGTGCCGCTGGCTTCCAAGTTTTGGCGTCTGGAGGATCCATCCTCAGTGGACACAGAGGTGCCAATGGCGTCTACCAG CGATTCCACGACGCATCTGTGGGGACCAAGACCTGGCTCGAGGGCTGGACCTTCCATCGCAGTCTCCAGTACACCCAGGCTCTGCAGGGATTCTGGGAGTGCCTCTCCGCATTACAGGACTTG GAGGATCAGCTGCGGTTAACGGCGAGTCCAGCGGCGTTGCTCGCCAGCAAGCTCAACGAAGACTCCACGCTCGACGCGAAGCTCGTGGAGGCAGTAAAAATCGTCATGCTCAAGTCTGCTCTGGAGCTGTTCGCAGCACAAAAGGATAGCGACGCCCCGTGCCCCCTGTTCGCCACAGTCCTCTTTGCACAAGTCACGTCAACGTCACCAGAAGAGCACTTGGTCAGCCATGTCAGCCGGCTTGGCAAAAGTCGGGCAGTACCAGAG GCGGACCTCTACCTGTTGGGCTACGCCCTGGGGACTACCCTGACTGTTGTGCGGCCGAGTCAAGGAGGCAACGAAGACTACGTGAGCCGCTA